The sequence below is a genomic window from Anser cygnoides isolate HZ-2024a breed goose chromosome 8, Taihu_goose_T2T_genome, whole genome shotgun sequence.
ATTAGGAGGATGAAGAGAATGCTCAGCTGCCTTCCTACTCATTAGCTTGAGGGAAATTTCAGGTAATTCATAACCTTGGcagaatattttcactgaaCAGGTAGAAGTGGCTCCCAAAGAGTCTTCTGAGAAATTTGATGGAAGCTGAACTAGCTTTTTGGTTCTCAAATGACTGCAATAACTTGAGATGCATTCATAATACTGTCTTTCTGGTATTAAAGCTGTTTAATACCCTGATCTGCTTTACACACAAATGTAACTTGAACAACTTTTGGTATGTTTTAAGTACTTGATTTTCATGTGTATGTATAAAATGACTTAGTACTTTCTTGGCAAGAACTTTTTAACAACATGGGGGGGTTTATTACGATGTCTCTTTAATCTCCATTCTGAAGTTAATCCATGGTTTTCTTGAAGCCAAGTATCCATAACCTGGCACAACAATCCAGCTGATGGGGCAAGTAGATAAGGACAACAATGTTGTAATACGTAATACTTTTGTATAGCTTGGGTGTAGTTCTATTGAAAACTGTCTAGTATGATCATGAAAGAAATTAAGTCATATTTAAAGAGTAAgctaaaactttgttttaaaataaccagAAATTCAGCAGCCCAACCCTAGGACTTCAACTAAAGAGAGCACAATGCAGAAACAAGCTGACAGTGGTGAGCAATCTCCAGTGATGACTGAAGAGCTACAGCAGGTTATGCTAACTCCTTTGTCAGCAGCTCAGCTGACTGCTTCAATGCCAGCTGCAGTCCCTATAACAAAAGTAAGTTGTCTGAAATAACTTTCAGAAAGGTATTGAAATTACTGCTCCAGGTAATAACAGCAAAACCAAAGTAGCCATGCTTATAGCAGTGTATTTTCAAAACTTCTACTGTGATAGAAGATATCTAGAAGACTTAGATCACTTATTCCCTGATAAATAACAGGGCTAGTACTAACTTTCAGAAATATGCAGAAACTGGGATGACTGCTTGGTAAGTCTTTTAAATATGGtttaaatactgtttctttcaaagaaacaaagtaaaCTAAGATGTTCGTTCTTAAAGCATATTTCATCCCTCTGCAGGTTTCACCTTGATTTAAAATAGTTCTTTCCTTGTGGTCTAAATAAAGGCCttagtaataaaataaagctttttcctAAGTTCTATTAACTTCtaattttttcaatttaaaccAAATGCTTGAATCCCCCAAATAGCATGTTTAACTAGCTGGGAAAGGTGTTTGTAGCCCACAAAAGCAAATTCTTATATGAATTGTATGTGAACAGCGACACTTTTGATCAAATAGGCTTGTAACAGATTAGCTTTATTTATCCTCCTCCAATGAGGAACAGGCATGTGCACCAGGCTTTCCAAGAGGGTTTTTACACATTTACACTGAACAGCTTGAACATAATGGCAAAGCACATGCATCTCTTCCAAACCCAATACAATCCAGggtaaaaaaaagacaaacttgTACATAAATCCCTCTGCTAGGTTTAAAATAAAGTCACTTTTTCTTCCCATGGTATTCATCTTCTGGGTATCTTATAACTTCTTATCTTCTTGGAGTTTTCTTGATTGGCTAAAAGCTACCCACAACCTAcctacttttctttctcatacaTTTCAGACTGAGCTTGGCATTGGCTTGTAATGCCTTGTAGGCTCAGTATAAACTTGTGGATATAACAAGTTATTCTGGTTTCATTAGCTGTAGAAGTTTTGAGACACTCTAGACTTTCTTGTGTAGTCTCAAAGCTGACCATTCTCTCACTGTTCTGGatgtatgtattttaaactgCAAAATCTCTTTTCTAGACAAAAAAAGGTGTGAAGAGGAAGGCTGATACTACAACTCCTACGACTTCAATATTCAAAGCAAGCAGTGAATCTTTGGCAACATTTAATGAAAGTAAAGCTATTAAAGCATGCAGAGGTGATGATGAATGCATGATACCAAATAAGCTTCTGAAGAGGGACTTGCCAGATTCTCAACAGTCACAtggatttcttaaaaaaaatcgGTTATCagaacaactaaaacattgtaATGAGATTCttagagaaatgttttcagagaaacattCGGCATATGCATGGCCCTTCTTAAAACCTGTAGGTGTTGCATCCTTCTCACTTGGCAAGGAACAAGGGATCACTAAATGTTCTACAGACCTAGGAACCATAAAGGTAAGGGAAACTGGGCAATTTGTCTGCTTAAATCCATTGTCATTACTGTAGCTATTTTAAGTCTTAGTTGAAGAGGTGCCATGAAAGCAGCTTCTggtttgaaagaaataatgggCATAGATCCTATGTACAGTTCTCTTCCAGGAAGCCACAACTTAATACAGAAAGTCTGTCTCATTGTGACTATGTGCATGCTGACTAATCTACCTTGAAAAAGCTAATTAAAGGTGTGGTGGGAATTACCCTTGTCCATGAAGTGTTTCCAAGCAGGCTGCTAATAAAGCATATTAAATAGCCTTAAGTCTGCCTGCACAATGCTGTTGCTCTTGCTCTAGAAAACTATAATTTTGTAATGCCTGCTTCTGTCTGAACCTCAAAGTCCTTGGAGTGCCCTGGAACCTCAAACACTGGATATCTGTGACacctttttaccttttctgtgGAAAGTATCCCTTCTAGAAGAAGATATTAGTGGCAGTAGCTTGCAAATACTGGGTAGATCCATTGGGGTTGAATTATTTACTGCAGATCCACTGTTGTACAGAGGTACTTCTAAAGTTAACCACTAAATatgtttaatttcctttcctctagaaaaaaatggataacTTTGAATATAGAGATATACAAGAATTTGCCACAGATGTTAGGTTAATGTTCATGGATTACTACAAACGTAACTCTCCAGACCATGAAGCAGTTGCTATGGCAAGAAAACTTCAGGTGAGTTATTGTTTAAGTCAGATTTGAAACAGGAAACAGAATAGGACTAAAGATACCCTTGGTCATCTTAAGTCCTGATGTAGCATCTACTAATGTTACTAACTACTATGTTGTGTAGTTctagaaaacaagcagcagcttcacAATGTTTTGAGAAGTGAGCACCTATTTGCTGTTCCTAAACCTCACTCTTTAGGACGTTTTTGAGATGCACTTTGCCAAAATTCCTGATGAGCCTGCTGCAAGTGTTTCTCTCCCACTACACacaagagaaatgagaaaagtttATTCTAGTGACAGCAGTAGTGATGactcttcagaagagaaatcATCTGAAGACtctgaaaaggagagaagagtgCACCTTGCAAAGCTTCAGGAGCAAGTAAGCATTAGTACTCAGTGTGTGGTTGCTGACTGTAATCTCTCTGATAGCGCCCTTGCAATTGTCCATTCTAGAGCTTAGCATTATGAATCAGTATTTACAAGACTCTAAGGAATACAGATGACTGTAATACTAAACTTTACCCCTGTTTGGAGGCACTTGCAAAGATTTTTAATCTGCAAGTGAATAGTGCCTCAGCAACTACAAAGTTTTTACTAAATCATGAGTCTAGTGTTCTTGCCTAGCGTCTTTTCAGATGAGAtttgttttgaacaaaaataagaCTGTTGCCATGACACCATGGATGAGAGCATCCAGGTACTCTGTACGCAGCTTAGTGGCGTGTGATTCTAAATGTCATTTGCTTCATGTGGTTGAAGAGCTCTGGTTTTATGTTCAGTGTTTCAGGGTGTGCTAGTTGCTTTAGGTAGTCATGAATGTTTTTACACCTCTTAAAAGCAAGTCATTAAACTCTACTCAAGAAAGCTCACTATGAAATAAAACCAAGGAATTTCATGCTGATGCCAATAGCATGGCTTTGTTTTACTGGCTAATAGTAGTCTTGCTTTTGCATGAGCATATCACTCTAAACTGTTGCTGTATCTACAATCCAGGGAGAAAACTAGCATTTGTTCTGCTAGTTTAGTTTTCAGTGTTTACCAGAGTAGTGCATATCCTATGAATATAGACCTAAAGATAAATACTATTGAGAAGGCTCTCTTTTAGAATTTTAGTTGAGTGGGGTTGAATTCTAGTTCTCATTGTTCATTCATCTTTCTAATCCCTATGAGATTTAAACAAACTTTTTAGGTTTAGGTCTTTCACTGAAGCTTAGTTAATGTTCCAGCTAGCCATTTCATATCACAAAATAGCTGAGGCTTACAGATTGAAGAAGCCCAAGCCCAACTCAAGCTAGCAAATACAGGCATTTGGGAAGCACACGAGTGCTTAATTTAAAGAGAAGCTGCTGCATTactcctgcttttttctttttttttgctgttcttcataGTATGCTGGAAGACATATGCTCTTAGAAATGCCTATATAAAATAAGTAGCCCCATCTTCTAAATGCGTAGTCTGTGACTTTGTTGAAAGAGTAAGatgtttggggggggaaaaacatTAGAAAGCAAATACTACTAATATCCATTTGGGTGCCACAAGCCTCCTGTGATTTATAGGAACAGTTCATAGCTTTCTACTATCTTAAGACTcaactttttgttttggtagCTTAACGCTGTTCACCAGCAGCTACAGGCTTTGACCAGAGCATCCTTACCtagactgaaaaggaaaaaagggaagactaaaagggaaaaaaggaagaacaaggcaaaatctaaaataaaaagcctgaatcagaagaagaaagacCTAAAACACAagtcaaagaaaaagcagtcttTAAGCACGTAAGTGTGGGGGATTTGTGTGggtgttaaattattttaaactgctGTTACTGTGGTATACTTCTTGTTGCAGTCAACCAAAGAAAACCACGCAGCAGGTCTTGTTGGCACATAAGTCGGAAGATGATGGTGCCAAGCCTATGAATTATGATGAAAAAAGGCAGCTGAGTTTGGACATAAATAAACTCCCTGgagacaggctggggaaagTAGTCCATATAATACAGTCAAGAGAACCTTCTCTGAGGAACTCTAACCCTGATGAGATAGAAATAGACtttgaaactttaaaaactTCAACACTCAGAGAACTAGAGAAATATGTGGCAACGTGTTTGAGGAAGAGACCAAGAAAGCAGCATGGTATGTAGCAtaaataatgctttaaaaagattttattagatcagttttctgttttgctgcaaTGTTAACTTCTGTTTCATGTACAGTTAAAAAATCAGTGAAGTCAAAAGAACAACGTAATTCTGAGAGGAAACAAGAGCTAGAGAAGAGACTACTGGATGTCAATGGTCAGCTGAACCCGAAGAAAGGAAACTGCAAATGTAACATGACTTTCATTCATTTGCTAAGAGCTTAGTGTTGTGCCTGTGTACTCTTATGCTGTTGGGGATTTTCTCTTCAGAATATTTGGGTCTTAAGCTTCCGCTTGTCAGTCTGAAGATTGTTCCTGGGGTGTCACAGCAGCAAAATAGACAGGACAAGTAACTTGTTGAAAACATCTGCCTTATTTCTTGTACTTAATCCTTTATTAAGGTAAAGATGGTAGATCTTGCTTTTGCAGTAGAAGACGAGACACAACAATGGGGCTGGTGAAGTTCATGTCGGGCATGCTATTGCTGATGGCCAATGCTATACTGAGAAATCCAACTAAAGACTTATCTCCACCCCTAATCCTATTCTTCTGGATTAGATGGCCAAAGCCTGGCCCAGTGCATTCAAGTGCCTTAAAAGGCTAGTATGGATTGAATAAACTTGGTATCAAAgctgtttctttaaagaaataagcaaTACCTGTCACACCAGCACTTTGATATGAATCTTAcagttgttttggttttgatccCTTCACAGCGTAAGACACTGAACACATCCCTTACACTGACATACGAAAacaaaggggaggaaaaaagccctGCAGTTTACTTGTTTATAATTCACTTTGTCTCACAGAGATCCAAGAATAACAAACTAGTTATACTTGTTTGGCTGCGGACTCACTATTGTCATTGTGCTAGCAGAACTTCTGTATCAGTGACAGCTGTGCTGTGTCTTTAGGCATACAGAATTGCCTTAGGAGACTCAATTCAGTTTTTCAGGCAATAATGCATTTCAATATCAAAAGCAAGAAATTCAGTACATCCTTGACCATATTGACAGTTACTCATGGATCTCATGCAAGGAGTGAGAACAAATCAATGTGGCTGATGCTACTATTATAGGTCAAGTTGCTCCTCATTAAACTAGTGAGTACTACTATTGCCCTTTATTGGATAGCTATTAAGCTCCCATGtgaaaacacttttctgaagTGATAGAAGCAGTCTTGCAAGGCACAGGCTTGTGTTCAACATAAGCTCAGGCAACAGTTTTCCTGTCTGGTAATACACAATGGCTTGAAAACATCCTAGAAAGAACAGCTGTAAGAAGCAGCTAAAATCAGTTGCTAAGACCCttggggaaagggaggaagcaggctagatgatctttaaaagTGGCATTTGACTCCTTTGCAAGGAAGAGCTTAAGCTGGCATTTAGCAAAGATATATCCAAGGAAACAGGTATGTGGCTTCTTGTTGAAACTTCTATCAGAGCAACACACttgaaaaaagctttttgacTATAAAATATAAACTAAGTTAAATCAACCCTGCAGATGCAAAATAATCAGATGGTGGTGAGGTGGCAAAAGATACGATACAAGATGATAATTCTGGGGTACATACAGCTTGAGAAGAAGGAGAGTCATCCTTTGATAAAGGCCTAAGTGTGCAAGTTTGGCAGTGgcaacaaacagaaacagacttaacagcaggaaaacttcTGGGGAAAACTCTGCTTGAAAACTCTACTTGAACTGGCTTAGCAGAAGCTATAACCTAGTTTAGGATTACAAGTTGTGTGGTTACAGCTCCTCAACTCAATTTCATTGATACAACTAGCTTGCTGCTGGTAAATATCCCTCTTCtataaagatttaaaatctACTGCTAAGCTGACAGGGAAATGATAGAAGACCAGTTGGAGCACAGGCCTGCTAAGGTGGTTCCTAATCTTGTATGTGAAGATTGATTGAAGGGTGTTTtgaattcttcctttttgtccTTCAGTTGAAAGCAATGCTGAGTCTGGTATTGGACCAAGCCGACTGAGTGACAGCAGCAACAGTAGCAGTTCCTTGGACTCTGGCAGCAGTACTAGCAGTGATTCTAGCTCCTCAGATAGCAGCGACTCTGAATCGGGTCAGAAAGCTTCCTTTTGTGCCTGTGCAGGCAGAATATCTGCCTTCAGATTTAGTACCTACTGTTCCAAATGCTTACCAAGAATCTGTCATTCTTGTTCGCTTGTTCCATGTTGAAGGATTAATTCCAGTGCTATTAAATGAATGTCTTaaaactgagtttaaaaaaaaattgtgaaactTATCAATGAAGAATTCTAGATTAAAAACCAATGAAGAATTTTAGATTAAAATTTGCTAGCAAGAGGTCTGTATATCTAACCTGGGGATCTGGCTATCAGGCTATAGCTTGACTGTTATTTtactcctttttaaaaatttgatttATGTTAATTGTTCAGTATGCCACACAAAGAGCCTTACCTTGTTGGTGAAGTTTAGTCCCTAAGCCTAGGGACAAAAGTACCAATAGTACTGACTGTAGAGCCAAACTCTACCCTGCTGCTTAAGTTGTCTCAAGCTTGTGCAAGGGACATTAGCATTGCAGCATCAAGGCATTAGAGTGATGCTTCTAGGATGCTTTGTCTGTTTGGGACAGAATAGACTTCCCAAATGTGAGGTGTAGATATCTGTATGTGGTAACAGTCTAAGGCTGGATGAATCCCATGCAGGCTGCTTCAGCATGGAGAAGCAAATGCAGTGAAACCCTTGTAGCAAAGATCTTGCTTAACTTTATCAAGTTCAAGTATTCAAGATAATGTTTCTTTCCTTGTGAGGTTTGGCTCTCTGGGTACAACTGCAACTTATATCTTGTATGTGTGAATAATGCAACATGTGGATGactgatttcttcttttcctttcccctctttctgCTCACCTTACTGTATTTACAGTTACAGAAACATGctcaaaacagaatgaaaccaGGCAGAACTGTCCAATTTCTATGGAGCAACCTCAGGTAAACTGACTGAAATGTGTATAATGCTTTTGCTCTAAGCAGTTACTTGTTACATAGTGTTAttgaaaatcattatttccCAAGCTATACTCATTTCCTGCTAAATTTGAGTATAGCTTGAATACTACTTGTTACATAGGACTGACTGAAGTAGATTTAAAAGTTGTTTGTTAAAAGTAGTTTCTTTAGCTGTACAGAAGCTGAGGTACTGGGAGAACTGTTTTACCCCttacaaacacaaacactgTGGTAGCTCACAAGGGctaggagaagggaagggaaaacatAAGGAGAAAATGCTTCGCCCCTACTCTCCCACCCaccaaaaaaatcctttccagcTTATTCTTTGAGTATAAAATTGACTGGTGTGCAAACCCAACTTATTTTTccctgcttatttttttctatatataaatAACCTCACTTCTACACACTTTAATTGCATGAGTATCCTAGGTATTTTCTGCTATACCTGCTATATCTCTGTGGTATCATTTTGAGCAACAGCAGAGTTGTATGTAGAAACATTTAATGCCTCTAAGACTGAATTCTCTATTCCTGTATATGCAGTGGGTGTTAATTCCTGTCAGGGTTGTCTCTGCCTCTCACAGCTTCCTTTAAAGCTTCCAGAGATGGAGACCTCAGATTTCAAAGCAAGGAGGATGAAGGCTTTGCAATGATCTTATGACAgacttgctttcatttaaagTGCTTAGTTTGATATAGGAATCCAGCCTGCGAATTTGCAAggatgcagaagcagcagctgaataATAGTCAGACTTGAAGGGAAGAATTATGCAACACTTTTTTGTGCTATAAAGCTCAGtctctgcaaaagcaaaatgaagacaaaaaactGGAGGAAACAGGATACAGGAATTATGTTGCAGCTTGGTCAGTTACAACAATGCCAAACTGATTTAGAATAACAGCAGATAATACTTCACAACAAAACGCAATGTGATCATTTGGTGGTTTTCGGTATCTGTCAAACCAAGGTAGGGCAGTTTATTTCATAGGGCTTTGTCACCTAAACTTCTTAGGAACACCAAACTACAAATACAAGGGCTACTAGATCCTATAAATAGTGGAAATGGGGAAGGGAATAAatagttattaaaaattaagatttgACTTATTAATTACTTCAGTCTCCTTCCAGAGAATACCACTGGGCTTACAGAAGATGCCCTGTGATGCTGTTCTGCAAGCACAGCCCTCATCTTCTACCAGTAGCTTGCAAATTTCTGGATCGTCTGAATTGCAGCAGCCATCTCCAAATGTGCTACAGAGGCTTCAGCCTTTACAGAGTAGATCTCTTAAACCACCAGAACAAAATACCCAGTCTCCCTCAGGTAACATCTTTATGCAAGAATCATGCTATTTGATTGAAACCTGAAGAAAGAAGCAGTGGCAGAACTGATGTTCTTACTGGCCAATAGGCTTATCTTAAGGTTTTGGAGGCATCAAGTGGGTAATAACAAGTTCTTGCAGGGTGTGGATTATAAGGAGCATGATGTAGATAAAAGTATGATCAGATAGAACTTGAGATTACTCTGGCGCTTATGCTGGGGCAGAAGAGCATTGAAGCAGGGAGAGGTGTTCCCTCCCTCAAAGAGAAGCAATTGGAGACAAGATGACAAATGATGCCTTAATGAATCTAAGGTTACAAGAAGTATTCAACATCCCAGGGCAGGAATTAAATGCTtaaacccaccaccaccactgaaGTTAACATCAAATTCAATACTAACTGAATTTGAGAGCCTCAGGCACTCTGAAATGATTACTGCTTGCTCTCCAAATATATCAAATGGAAGTTGCTTAAACTTGATTAAGGAGCTGTTCTTCTTCCCTCCATCACACTAAAAGGTCTAACTTTGACACTTCTGAGGGTTTGGGTAAAAGGCAGTTTGAGCTGGttgctgaaaatctgaaaaacgAATTTAAAAACGAATAGAAATAACTCTTTTATAGTACAACTAGGATACACATCTTCACAGCTAGTTAATCCACTCTAAACAGTGACCTAATTTTGAGATGTAGGGTTGTACTTTGCAGGTTATGGGGAATCATTCACCTCTTTTTCTTGGGTATGATCACAACTGCATGCTCTGCACAATGTTCCACTCACCCCAAAGTCTGAGTGCTCCTAGGACAAACCAGCCTTTTGTCACCCACTGTACACATCCTCTTCCAGAGGTGAATGCATCTCTCCATCACATTCACTTCaaatagcctttttttaaagcacacacTTACTCCTTTAAGATCTGATGTAATACTTCAGGCTTGAACTTGATGCAATGAGGTCACTTTAGATCTATAACAAAGCCCTTACCTAAAAGCCTACTAAATAAGTTGTTCTCATCCTTAATAAGAGCCTGAATTCATGGGCTGCAACATAAAAGGAAAGTTTGGCATTATCAACTTCAAAATGCACTATAAggcttccttttatttctcttctcttcagtgCTACAGGTTAAACTCAAGTAGCCCTGGTAGACATAGAGGTCAAAAACCCACCATGTAAACCTACAGTTGTGCAAAAGAAATGAGCAATTAATACTGTGTTCTCACTCTAGAAATATCAATCTCTATAAGTTCAACAAAACTCTGATTTAGGAGGATAGCTCCTGTataaatgttgctttttcttcctgctcctaAAGGCATAGGAATGGGGGCTTTCAGGTTGATAGATCAGATGGTGCAAAATTCAGTCAGTCCATTTGTCTCCATAGGTTTGTCTCCATAGGTCTGTCTCAATATGGACTTGGAGAATATCCTGGTTAGAAGGCCTCTGCATGTGTTGGACTCTACATAAGGAATCTACATAAGGAAGCTATTGTTATTGCAGCAACAGGATCTCTTCAATCTTTGGGTATTAAATTCTTTCTCAGTATGGTTTCAAACATAGCTGCTTTAGCCAGGttttaatacctttatttttcttcaatggGTTGAAATCAACTCTTCTCTTGGGGCTATGAGTACAAGAATGCTTTGTCCTTCCTTGCAAGAAACAACCTCCCCTTTATCATTTGCATCCGCTATCTAAGGTCTCTAATATTGCACAAACCTGAGTCTCAATATCTTCCATTGTTCAAGGGTTACTCTACTACACCCTCTTGCACAGAGAAAAGGTACCACTGAACTAAAGTAATATAGCTGTTCTCTATCCTGATTTGTAGAGGAGGGGCAAATGCCTTTACAAATGTAAGAGCTGCCTTCTACTACATTGTACCATGTTAAGGGTTAGGAGCTTGTATCAGTTTCTCATATTCTACTTGGTCTGTTGCTTAGAATCTGAGCAGCTCATGTTATAAATCCAAAGTGTTAATATAAGAACACACTTTGACTCCCAGAACATGAATGAAAGCTACTTCTACTGTGGTGTTTGCAGAAGCTAGTGGCAACAGCTTACTGCTCTCATTCGGCATCCTTCATACTGTTCATACTGTTACTGTATAATAACCCATATGTTAAGCATCCCAGGGTATATTTTGAAGTGTAATTTCCTCTTCTAGGTATGCAATAAAACTTCCCAGGTTGACAATGCTGATTGGAGTAAAGCTGAGAAAACAATTACTCTAGACAAATCAAACTTCAAAGAAGGGACAGTGAGAGAACCACTGATCTGATATCCCTAAGTCAAGAGCAAAGTATGTGTTGTCATAATAAAAACTAATTGATACCACGGCTATCAAGTTAAATGTATAGAACCTggcttaaagaaataaaattttgagcATCTGTACACCACTCTGTTTACAAAATAATGGGATGCTGCGCAGTTCTCCCTTCTTCTTTTgacttgctgctttttaaaagaaagttaaatGGATGTTATGTTCTTCTTcagtatttaatatataaagCACATGACTTTGATTTAAGGACTTAACTTTCTGACTTCAGTACAAGGGATAAGTAACTCGGTATTCCAGGAAGTTTGAGAGCACTGATTCTCTTATCTCTGCAGAACTCTGGCCTTTGAATTGTGTTCTGCTGAAGTTCTGCAGAGCTCTTTGCCCCGTGCCTTTGGATCAAGAGTAACGTTCTCAACTCTTCACCATGGGACAAACTTGCAGATATTACAAGAAAAGGGGTTCActgaaaactacaaaagaaTGCACTGGGCTTTGTGCATATTTCAAACTAAAGACTGAGCTGGACACTGAATCTCTATGCTGAGAACCAAGTGTTACAgacattatttttgttccttcttcagTCTTCCCTCTCCAAACACCTTGTATACCCTTGAACAGGGCAGGGAACAACCTGATGTAAGTAAAAGGCACAGCCTTATGACTGAGCTCTTTAACCCTGGCCAAAGAATAGTTCTTgagttacatttaaaaaaataaaaaacttgaTAGGCCCTAATGCTCTACACACTAATCCATATACACACTgatccatttttttaaacacttgtaACAGCTCAAGCAAATAATCATTCCTGAAGTTTCTGGGCCTTCTAAGACTTGGATTCTACCATGTGA
It includes:
- the BRDT gene encoding bromodomain testis-specific protein isoform X3, translated to MYNEDLGTSGYTSLLKMSLPSQQCSKIVNPPPPEYINNKNSGCQTNQLQYLQRVVMKAMWRHNFSWPFHQPVDAAALNLPDYYSIIKKPMDLSTIKKRLEHNYYAKAAECIDDFKTMFLNCHIYNKPGDDIVFMAQELEKVFMQKIAQMPPEERLIPNKGKRKGKSSEEIQQPNPRTSTKESTMQKQADSGEQSPVMTEELQQVMLTPLSAAQLTASMPAAVPITKTKKGVKRKADTTTPTTSIFKASSESLATFNESKAIKACRGDDECMIPNKLLKRDLPDSQQSHGFLKKNRLSEQLKHCNEILREMFSEKHSAYAWPFLKPVGVASFSLGKEQGITKCSTDLGTIKKKMDNFEYRDIQEFATDVRLMFMDYYKRNSPDHEAVAMARKLQDVFEMHFAKIPDEPAASVSLPLHTREMRKVYSSDSSSDDSSEEKSSEDSEKERRVHLAKLQEQLNAVHQQLQALTRASLPRLKRKKGKTKREKRKNKAKSKIKSLNQKKKDLKHKSKKKQSLSTQPKKTTQQVLLAHKSEDDGAKPMNYDEKRQLSLDINKLPGDRLGKVVHIIQSREPSLRNSNPDEIEIDFETLKTSTLRELEKYVATCLRKRPRKQHVKKSVKSKEQRNSERKQELEKRLLDVNGQLNPKKGNCKFESNAESGIGPSRLSDSSNSSSSLDSGSSTSSDSSSSDSSDSESVTETCSKQNETRQNCPISMEQPQSPSREYHWAYRRCPVMLFCKHSPHLLPVACKFLDRLNCSSHLQMCYRGFSLYRVDLLNHQNKIPSLPQVIVTHLMVKMLKRQNSNFLQKRIQELRT
- the BRDT gene encoding bromodomain testis-specific protein isoform X2, giving the protein MYNEDLGTSGYTSLLKMSLPSQQCSKIVNPPPPEYINNKNSGCQTNQLQYLQRVVMKAMWRHNFSWPFHQPVDAAALNLPDYYSIIKKPMDLSTIKKRLEHNYYAKAAECIDDFKTMFLNCHIYNKPGDDIVFMAQELEKVFMQKIAQMPPEERLIPNKGKRKGKSSEEIQQPNPRTSTKESTMQKQADSGEQSPVMTEELQQVMLTPLSAAQLTASMPAAVPITKTKKGVKRKADTTTPTTSIFKASSESLATFNESKAIKACRGDDECMIPNKLLKRDLPDSQQSHGFLKKNRLSEQLKHCNEILREMFSEKHSAYAWPFLKPVGVASFSLGKEQGITKCSTDLGTIKKKMDNFEYRDIQEFATDVRLMFMDYYKRNSPDHEAVAMARKLQDVFEMHFAKIPDEPAASVSLPLHTREMRKVYSSDSSSDDSSEEKSSEDSEKERRVHLAKLQEQLNAVHQQLQALTRASLPRLKRKKGKTKREKRKNKAKSKIKSLNQKKKDLKHKSKKKQSLSTQPKKTTQQVLLAHKSEDDGAKPMNYDEKRQLSLDINKLPGDRLGKVVHIIQSREPSLRNSNPDEIEIDFETLKTSTLRELEKYVATCLRKRPRKQHVKKSVKSKEQRNSERKQELEKRLLDVNGQLNPKKGNCKFESNAESGIGPSRLSDSSNSSSSLDSGSSTSSDSSSSDSSDSESVTETCSKQNETRQNCPISMEQPQSPSREYHWAYRRCPVMLFCKHSPHLLPVACKFLDRLNCSSHLQMCYRGFSLYRVDLLNHQNKIPSLPQVCLHRSVSIWTWRISWLEGLCMCWTLHKEST
- the BRDT gene encoding bromodomain testis-specific protein isoform X6: MYNEDLGTSGYTSLLKMSLPSQQCSKIVNPPPPEYINNKNSGCQTNQLQYLQRVVMKAMWRHNFSWPFHQPVDAAALNLPDYYSIIKKPMDLSTIKKRLEHNYYAKAAECIDDFKTMFLNCHIYNKPGDDIVFMAQELEKVFMQKIAQMPPEERLIPNKGKRKGKSSEEIQQPNPRTSTKESTMQKQADSGEQSPVMTEELQQVMLTPLSAAQLTASMPAAVPITKTKKGVKRKADTTTPTTSIFKASSESLATFNESKAIKACRGDDECMIPNKLLKRDLPDSQQSHGFLKKNRLSEQLKHCNEILREMFSEKHSAYAWPFLKPVGVASFSLGKEQGITKCSTDLGTIKKKMDNFEYRDIQEFATDVRLMFMDYYKRNSPDHEAVAMARKLQDVFEMHFAKIPDEPAASVSLPLHTREMRKVYSSDSSSDDSSEEKSSEDSEKERRVHLAKLQEQLNAVHQQLQALTRASLPRLKRKKGKTKREKRKNKAKSKIKSLNQKKKDLKHKSKKKQSLSTQPKKTTQQVLLAHKSEDDGAKPMNYDEKRQLSLDINKLPGDRLGKVVHIIQSREPSLRNSNPDEIEIDFETLKTSTLRELEKYVATCLRKRPRKQHVKKSVKSKEQRNSERKQELEKRLLDVNGQLNPKKGNCKFESNAESGIGPSRLSDSSNSSSSLDSGSSTSSDSSSSDSSDSESVTETCSKQNETRQNCPISMEQPQRIPLGLQKMPCDAVLQAQPSSSTSSLQISGSSELQQPSPNVLQRLQPLQSRSLKPPEQNTQSPSGLSP